A section of the Castanea sativa cultivar Marrone di Chiusa Pesio chromosome 12, ASM4071231v1 genome encodes:
- the LOC142620399 gene encoding uncharacterized protein LOC142620399, whose amino-acid sequence MAMASMAITSSLHIASCTHHVIKKQQPQSGTALSLGSKQVANVVTLDVEGQKGYNTAEHHVKSASYNEKSNNAKDEMEHGSDTDSRHCGPKFVDERWKNGTWDLNMFVHDGKMD is encoded by the coding sequence ATGGCCATGGCTTCCATGGCCATTACTTCCTCATTGCATATAGCATCCTGCACACATCATGTCATTAAGAAGCAACAGCCTCAATCGGGTACTGCACTCTCTTTGGGGTCAAAGCAGGTGGCAAATGTTGTTACACTGGATGTTGAAGGCCAAAAAGGTTATAACACAGCAGAACACCATGTGAAGTCTGCTTCATAcaatgaaaaatcaaacaacGCCAAAGATGAGATGGAGCATGGTTCAGACACAGACAGCAGACATTGTGGTCCAAAGTTTGTCGATGAGCGATGGAAGAATGGGACATGGGATCTTAATATGTTTGTTCATGATGGGAAGATGGACTAG
- the LOC142619776 gene encoding glutamate dehydrogenase A: MNALAATNRNFRHASRLLGLDSKIEKSLLIPFREIKVECTIPKDDGSLVSYIGFRVQHDNARGPMKGGIRYHPEVDPDEVNALAQLMTWKTAVVDIPYGGAKGGIGCNPKDLSKSELERLTRVFTQKIHDLIGIHTDVPAPDMGTNAQTMAWILDEYSKFHGHSPAIVTGKPIDLGGSLGREAATGRGVVYATEALLAEHGKSIKDLTFAIQGFGNVGSWVARLIHEKGGKVVAVSDITGAVKNPSGIDIKELLKHKERTGSLKDFNGGDSMDARELLVHECDVLIPCALGGVLNRENAADVKAKYIIEAANHPTDPEADEILCKKGVTILPDIYANAGGVTVSYFEWVQNIQGFMWDEEKVNRELKRYMTRGFQNVKNMCKSHDCNLRMGAFTLGVNRVARSTVLRGWEA; this comes from the exons ATGAACGCTCTAGCCGCAACCAACCGTAATTTTCGCCATGCTTCACGTTTACTTGGGCTGGACTCAAAGATTGAAAAGAGCCTCTTGATCCCATTCAGGGAGATCAAg GTGGAGTGCACGATCCCCAAGGATGATGGGAGTCTGGTATCGTACATTGGGTTCAGAGTACAACATGACAATGCACGTGGGCCCATGAAAGGAGGGATCAGATATCATCCTGAG GTTGACCCTGATGAAGTGAATGCACTGGCTCAACTAATGACTTGGAAGACTGCTGTGGTAGACATTCCATATGGTGGAGCAAAGGGTGGGATTGGATGCAACCCAAAGGACTTAAGTAAGAGCGAGTTGGAGCGTCTTACTCGGGTCTTTACTCAGAAAATTCATGACCTCATTGGAATTCATACTGATGTTCCTGCGCCAGACATGGGCACCAATGCTCAG ACTATGGCATGGATTTTGGATGAGTACTCAAAATTTCATGGTCACTCACCAGCTATTGTGACAGGAAAGCCCATA GATCTTGGTGGATCACTGGGTAGAGAGGCTGCAACTGGGCGTGGTGTTGTATATGCTACAGAAGCATTACTTGCTGAGCACGGGAAGTCAATCAAGGATTTGACATTTGCTATTCAG GGATTTGGGAATGTGGGTTCATGGGTGGCAAGGCTAATTCATGAGAAAGGCGGTAAAGTCGTCGCAGTGAGTGACATCACCGGTGCAGTTAAGAACCCAAGTGGAATTGATATAAAGGAATTGCTTAAGCATAAAGAAAGAACTGGCAGTTTAAAAGATTTCAATGGTGGAGATTCCATGGATGCTCGCGAACTGCTTGTACATGAATGTGATGTTCTCATCCCATGTGCTCTAGGTGGAGTTCTGAACAG GGAAAATGCTGCAGATGTGAAAGCTAAGTACATTATAGAGGCTGCAAATCATCCTACTGATCCAGAAGCAGACGAG ATTCTATGTAAGAAGGGAGTTACAATACTCCCCGACATATATGCAAATGCTGGGGGTGTGACTGTTAGCTATTTTGAGTGGGTTCAG AATATTCAAGGTTTTATGTGGGATGAAGAGAAGGTAAATAGGGAGCTTAAGAGGTACATGACTCGAGGTTTTCAAAATGTCAAGAATATGTGCAAATCGCATGATTGTAATCTCCGGATGGGTGCTTTTACACTAGGGGTAAACCGGGTTGCACGTTCCACCGTCTTAAGGGGTTGGGAAGCATAA